The genome window ACCAAGGCTGGTTTTGATAATTGTTACGCTGACGCTAAAGAGCTGGCCCAAGGTGGCACTATTACACGCGCCCATTTTGCTCGAGTACTATTCAATCGTGGCATCGTCAGCACGATGCAAAAAGCATTTGATAAATATATTGGTAAGGGTAACCGGGCATATGTAAAACCTTTATGGTGCTCAATTGAGCAAGCCATAGATGTTATAAAACAAGCTGGCGGTCAAAGCGTAATCGCTCACCCGATGAAATATGATTTATCAACAAAATGGATAAGGCGGCTAATTATTGATTTTGTTGAAGCACAAGGTGACGCTATGGAAGTGGCGTCACCGCAAATGAGCAGCCAACAAAAACAGTTATCTGTTGAGCTATGTAAGCAATATGGGCTTAAAGCATCGGTTGGCTCAGATTTTCATTTTCCAGGCCGGTGGACAGAGCTGGGCCGAAACTTATCTGTACCAGATGACCTTGATGTTGTTTGGCAACATTGGAATTAAATTAGCAAAAGCACTATTAACGCTAAATAGGGAATATTATGAGTCAGTTTTTTTACATGCATCCAGATAATCCGCAACCTAGGTTATTAAAACAGGCCGTTGCTATTATTCAACAAGGTGGTGTAATTGTTTACCCAACCGACTCTGGCTATGCGCTTGGCTGTCATATTGGCGATAAAAAAGCCTTGGATAGAATTTGCCGAATTCGCGATATTGACCGAGAGCATAATTTTACCCTTATTTGCCGAGATTTATCTGAACTGGCCACCTATTCAAGAGTTGATAATGCTAATTTCAGATTACTTAAAAATAACACGCCAGGGGCTTATACCTTTATTTTTAAAGGCACTAAGGAAGTGCCGAAACGGTTGTTGAATCCGAAAAAGAAAACTATTGGCATTCGCATCCCTGATAATAAAATTACCATGGATTTATTGGAAGAGCTTGGTGAGCCATTAATGTCTACGACATTAATTTTGCCGGGCAATGAAACGGCCGAATTTGATCCTGAAATTATCCGTGATAATTTAGAAAAACAGGTCGATTTAATTATGAATGGTGGTTACCTAGGCGAAAAACCAACCACCGTAATCGATTTTACCGAAGATTTTCCGCAAGTAATACGAGTTGGTGAGGGTGATCCTGAGCCATTCTCTTAACAAAAGACAGCAAATGAATAAAAGTACTACGGCAAATACAATTGGTGAAATGGTCCAGCAGGTATTACCGCTTGCTGTTGTTCATGGCGAAGCTGTTGTTGAAAAACCACAAGACTTATTTATTCCTCCCGATGCTTTAGAGATAATTCTTGAGGCATTTGAAGGCCCATTGGATTTACTGTTGTATTTAATTCGCAAGCAAAAATTCGATATCGTCGAGTTGCCGATTGCCGAAATTACTCGCCAGTATATAGAATACGTTGAGGTAATGAAGGATTTAAAGCTTGAGCTTGCTGCAGAATACTTGGTTATGGCCGCTATTTTGGCTGAAATAAAATCACGTTTGCTATTACCAAAAACAGACGTAGAAGATGATGAACATGATCCAAGAGCTGAATTAATTAGGCGCCTTCAAGAATATGAAGTGATCAAAAAAGCCGCTGAGCAGTTAGATCAAATACCCCGGATGGAGCGAGACACGTTTCCAGTGTCTGCAAAATTACCCGATAACTTTAAGCCTAGGCTAGTGCAAGCCGATGTTGATTTACAAGAATTGGTAATGGCATTGCAAGGGGTAATGAAACGTGTTGCAGCATTTGAACATCATCATATTGAGCGGGAAAACTTGTCTACCCGAGAGCGGATGAGTAAAATTTTAGCTATGCTAAGTTCACAAAAATACACTGAATTTAGTCAGTTATTTGACCTTAGTGAAGGCAGACAAGGTGTTGTCGTGACATTTTTGGCGATACTTGAATTGGTAAAAGAGTCATTGGTTGAATGTATTCAAGTACAACTTTATGGCCAAATTCAGGTTAAGTTATGTTGAGGGGGATATAATTTCAAATGCAAAAAAACACAATATTAAAGCAAAATGATCAAGACGTTAAGTTGCTGATAGAAGCGATGATATTTGTCTCGCAAGTGCCGTTATCGGTGAAAACCATACAAGAAACTCTGGGCGATCAAATAAAGTTAACAAAAAAACGCCTATTAGCTATTTTACATGAGCTGCAAAACGATTATGATGCGCGCGGAATAAGTTTAATTGAAGTAGCATCTGGTTTTCGTTTTCAAGCAAAAGATCAATATAGCGATTATATTGCACTATTATTTAAAGAAAAAGCACCAAGATATTCACGCGCACTTCTGGAAACACTATCTTTAATCGCTTATCGCCAGCCAATTACCCGTGGTGAAATAGAAGATATTCGCGGAGTAGCGGTAAGTAGTTATATAATTAGAACATTGCAAGAGCGTGATTGGATCCACGTTGTTGGTCATAAAGAAGTTCCGGGTAAACCGGGATTGTTTGGCACAACAAAAGAATTCCTCGATTACTTTTCATTAAAGTCACTGAGCGATTTGCCAGAATTAATGGAAGTTGCAGAGCTCAAAATCGCCGCCGATGGCGAAAGAGCGCCCGTTGCTGAACAAGCAACTTAATATAATGAGTTAATTAATGTCTGAAAAATTACAGAAAGTGCTAGCACGAGCAGGTCAAGGATCTCGTCGTGAGATGGAAACCGTTATTAGTGCTGGCCGGGTGAGTGTCGACGGTAAAGTTGCCTACTTAGGTGATCGCGTAGAAGGTACTGAACAAATTCGTCTCGATGGCCATCAAGTAAAAATAGCCGCTGTTGACGAGCAAGCTTGCCGTGTACTGGTATACAACAAACCTGAAGGTGAAATGTGTACCCGTAAAGATCCTGAAGGTCGTCCAACGGTATTTGATCGTTTACCTCGTATTGACGGCAGTCGTTGGGTCGCTGTAGGTCGTTTAGATATTAACACTTCTGGTATGCTTATTTTTACCAATGACGGTGAATTAGCGAATCGTTTAATGCACCCTTCGCATGAGGTTGAACGTGAGTATGCAGTACGAGTGTTTGGTGAAATTAACGAAGCTATGCTGCAAACTTTACGTCACGGGGTAAAACTTGAAGATGGAATGGCCAAGTTTGATAAAATTACCTATAAAGGCGGCGAAGGTAGAAACCATTGGTTCCATGTAGTACTTAGCGAAGGTAGAAACCGTGAAGTACGCCGTTTATGGGAAAGTCAGGAAGTACAAGTATCACGCTTGATCCGTGTACGTTATGGCGACTTAACCATGGAACGCCGTTTACCACTTGGCGGTTGGGTTGAACTTGGTTTAAAAGACGTAAACTATTATCGTAAATTAGTAGAGTTACCAGTAGAAACTCAATCAAAAGTAAAGGTTGATGAAAAGCGCATTGACAATAATAAGAGTCGAAAAATTCGCAAGAATGTGAAAAAACATCAACAACGAATGGCTCAAGGAGCACAGCAAACTCGCCGTAAGAAACGCTAAATAAATCTGCTGCGCATTTCTAAAAAGCCATTCTGTGGCGAACTATTACTAAAGAGAGCTAATTAAGCTCTCTTTTTTTAATTCAAGGATGAATTAACTTAGAATTGCCAAGGATGGCTTAAATTCTGTTAATCTGGAAGAAGGCCAACTACTAGGAAATATGGTTGGTCCTAATTTATTAGGACTTAATCCCCGAAGGGCTAATTTATTCGGGTTTTATTTTGATGGATTCTATAAAGACTTTGAATAAATAATAAATGCGAGGCGTGGCGTTTGTTTTGCTTATTTACAAACCAGTCTTTTGTGATAATTTCACGCGCAACTGCAGCTTCAAAAATTCTTACCGGATATTGTTGGTAAAAATACTGTGCTGCTTTTTGGTGGCATTCATTATTGGGGAAGTCAGCGCTACGGTTTTCTTCTAACTCTTGTGCTATTTTTGCTAAAAGTTGTGGCTTAATTTCTGCGTTTAGCCAATCAATAAACTTGTTATATTGCTTGGCTTGATACAAGCGCCACATCATCCAAAATAAAAATGCAAAAGCTAGGAAAACAATAATTTCAATCATGTAAATTTTTAAACTGCTAAAGATAACACCGCACATTACACTTTAAAGTGTGCACCTTCAAGCATCAATAATTTTGCTTTAATCCCCATACCTCCGGCATAGCCAGTTAACTTCTTATCACTACCTATTACTCGGTGACAAGGCACAATAATCGCAATTTTATTGGCACCGTTGGCTGTGCCTACTGCTCTCACTGCTTTTGGGTTGTTTATCCTATTAGCGAGTTGACCATAATTGATGGTTTTACCAAATTTAATATTGGTTAATTCATGCCAAACCTTGCTTTGAAAAGCAGTACCTTGTTGCGCCAAAGGCAGATCAAAATCCTGCCTGGAACCGGCAAAATATTCAGTTAATTGCTGTTTCGCTTCGGCCAAGTGTCGTGGGGAATTTTTATCGGCTAATTGATATTCACTATTAATATCTACTGCTACTTTTCCTTGTTGAAAGGCAACTTCAACAACACCGCTTTCGTTAGCAACTATGGCAATATCGCCAAATTCTGTCGATAATATATCGTAGTAATTTTTCATATCTTTGATCTTTTAGTTATATTTCTAAGGTTAGTTATTTTTAGCTGACAATGATTGCCATAAGTAAATGGCTGCGTATGCTCGCCAAGGTCGCCATGATTCAGCTATGGCTAATATTTGTTTACCGGTAAGCGGTTTGTCATCTTCAAGTTTTAACTGCTCTCGCAATTCTGAATTATTCGACAATGCTTTAATTAAGCCTAGATCAGCGGCAGGAAACGCATCAGGTAGGCTTAAACCGCGCATCGCCATGTAATTGGCAGTCCATGGGCCAATCCCTTTTAATTCACACAGCGTTTTTTCAAAACTCTCAGTATCTCTTGGGTTATCAAATAATGGCTTATTGGCAATGAAAAACTTAATCCAAGTATGCAAAGTTTGTTGTCTGGTGTTTGTAATTCCGATGTCATCAAAACCAGCAGAAGCTAACATTTCAGCTTTGGGAAATAGTATCGACAAACCATGAGGGTAAGCCGCTTCGGCATTCTCCTCTACTATTGGTTTAGTGAATTTTTGAGCAATTCTACCAGCCAAGGTCGTTGCGGCTTTTACCGATATTTGCTGACCTAAAATCGCTCTTATTGAAAACTCAAATATATCCCAGCAACCAGGAAGTCTTAATCCTGGGTAGTTCTCAATAATTGGCTTTAAGGTTGGATGCTTGGCAAGTTGCGTTCTAATTAAGTCAATATTGCAATCAAGATCAAACATTTTCCGTATACGGGTAACGATCTCAGCTAGTTTTGAAAAATCATTTACCCAGACATCAACAGCTAAGTAATTACCCGCATCGGGTTTACTCACGGCTATCCAGCCAGTACAGCTATCGATATTTATTGTACGACTGTATCTATCCGTTACCGCTTCTACCCCTGGTATTTGTCGAGCTTTAAAAAAACTCAGCATTAATGGCCAATTGAGTTCGCCATTGTATGCTAACTTAAGTTGTAAATGACTTACTTTTTCTTGTTTGCTGCTTTTCCTAAGTTGGCTAGGGGTTAATTTATATTGATGTTTAATATGATCATTAAAGCTTCGCAAGCTACCAAAACCGCTAATTAATGCAACATCAGCAAATGCTATTGTTGAACTAATCAATAATTTTCGGGCATTAATTTGTCGCTTTTGATTAATAAATATTTGCGGTGACACACCTAAATTATCGTTAAATAAGCGTTGCAACTGGCGTTCACTTAAGTCGAGTTTAGTTGCTAGGTCGGCTACATGTATTTGCGGCTCTATGGTAACCAATGCTAACGCTTGATCTATCGTTTTCGGTAATGGCTGGTTCGGAGATAATTCTGGTTTACAGCGCTTACATGGTTGATAACCATTAAATTCAGCTTGTGCCGCGCTTTGGTAATAGCTAACATTTTTTTCATGAGCAGGACCTGCCGGGCAAGTAGGA of Thalassotalea fonticola contains these proteins:
- a CDS encoding segregation and condensation protein A, producing MNKSTTANTIGEMVQQVLPLAVVHGEAVVEKPQDLFIPPDALEIILEAFEGPLDLLLYLIRKQKFDIVELPIAEITRQYIEYVEVMKDLKLELAAEYLVMAAILAEIKSRLLLPKTDVEDDEHDPRAELIRRLQEYEVIKKAAEQLDQIPRMERDTFPVSAKLPDNFKPRLVQADVDLQELVMALQGVMKRVAAFEHHHIERENLSTRERMSKILAMLSSQKYTEFSQLFDLSEGRQGVVVTFLAILELVKESLVECIQVQLYGQIQVKLC
- the rnm gene encoding RNase RNM, which encodes MKSTVSGEITDKSYKSIRVDFHSHTNCSDGRLTPGELLDRASNHQIEQFAITDHDTVAAFSVAKQHIEEKNLNIRLICGIEISTMWQNHEIHVVGLNVDENNQALIELIRAQQQARESRALLMAEKLTKAGFDNCYADAKELAQGGTITRAHFARVLFNRGIVSTMQKAFDKYIGKGNRAYVKPLWCSIEQAIDVIKQAGGQSVIAHPMKYDLSTKWIRRLIIDFVEAQGDAMEVASPQMSSQQKQLSVELCKQYGLKASVGSDFHFPGRWTELGRNLSVPDDLDVVWQHWN
- a CDS encoding methylated-DNA--[protein]-cysteine S-methyltransferase encodes the protein MKNYYDILSTEFGDIAIVANESGVVEVAFQQGKVAVDINSEYQLADKNSPRHLAEAKQQLTEYFAGSRQDFDLPLAQQGTAFQSKVWHELTNIKFGKTINYGQLANRINNPKAVRAVGTANGANKIAIIVPCHRVIGSDKKLTGYAGGMGIKAKLLMLEGAHFKV
- the scpB gene encoding SMC-Scp complex subunit ScpB, translating into MLKQNDQDVKLLIEAMIFVSQVPLSVKTIQETLGDQIKLTKKRLLAILHELQNDYDARGISLIEVASGFRFQAKDQYSDYIALLFKEKAPRYSRALLETLSLIAYRQPITRGEIEDIRGVAVSSYIIRTLQERDWIHVVGHKEVPGKPGLFGTTKEFLDYFSLKSLSDLPELMEVAELKIAADGERAPVAEQAT
- a CDS encoding DNA-3-methyladenine glycosylase 2 family protein; this translates as MKLDPHVCMQARLSRDSRFDGKFYTAVITTGIYCRPTCPAGPAHEKNVSYYQSAAQAEFNGYQPCKRCKPELSPNQPLPKTIDQALALVTIEPQIHVADLATKLDLSERQLQRLFNDNLGVSPQIFINQKRQINARKLLISSTIAFADVALISGFGSLRSFNDHIKHQYKLTPSQLRKSSKQEKVSHLQLKLAYNGELNWPLMLSFFKARQIPGVEAVTDRYSRTINIDSCTGWIAVSKPDAGNYLAVDVWVNDFSKLAEIVTRIRKMFDLDCNIDLIRTQLAKHPTLKPIIENYPGLRLPGCWDIFEFSIRAILGQQISVKAATTLAGRIAQKFTKPIVEENAEAAYPHGLSILFPKAEMLASAGFDDIGITNTRQQTLHTWIKFFIANKPLFDNPRDTESFEKTLCELKGIGPWTANYMAMRGLSLPDAFPAADLGLIKALSNNSELREQLKLEDDKPLTGKQILAIAESWRPWRAYAAIYLWQSLSAKNN
- a CDS encoding L-threonylcarbamoyladenylate synthase; translated protein: MSQFFYMHPDNPQPRLLKQAVAIIQQGGVIVYPTDSGYALGCHIGDKKALDRICRIRDIDREHNFTLICRDLSELATYSRVDNANFRLLKNNTPGAYTFIFKGTKEVPKRLLNPKKKTIGIRIPDNKITMDLLEELGEPLMSTTLILPGNETAEFDPEIIRDNLEKQVDLIMNGGYLGEKPTTVIDFTEDFPQVIRVGEGDPEPFS
- the rluB gene encoding 23S rRNA pseudouridine(2605) synthase RluB, producing the protein MSEKLQKVLARAGQGSRREMETVISAGRVSVDGKVAYLGDRVEGTEQIRLDGHQVKIAAVDEQACRVLVYNKPEGEMCTRKDPEGRPTVFDRLPRIDGSRWVAVGRLDINTSGMLIFTNDGELANRLMHPSHEVEREYAVRVFGEINEAMLQTLRHGVKLEDGMAKFDKITYKGGEGRNHWFHVVLSEGRNREVRRLWESQEVQVSRLIRVRYGDLTMERRLPLGGWVELGLKDVNYYRKLVELPVETQSKVKVDEKRIDNNKSRKIRKNVKKHQQRMAQGAQQTRRKKR